The region TTTCGATAGTCTCTATCAAGTCCCGCGCGCTCATGGAACCAGCGCCGTTTGCGGCGCTTTCCCCGGGATAGCCCTTCTCCACGCCCGGACCGGGATCGGATCTCAAATCCGTCCCCCCGGCGCCTGCAGCCGAACCTCCCCGTTCCCCAGGCCGCGCCAGTTCAGCCTGCACCGACCCGGCAACGGCCTCGGCAATCCTGCGCGGGCTGGTCTTCTCCCGCTTTGCCAGCAGGAATGCCAGGTTGGACTGGTAATCACCGAACTGTTTATCCTGGCACGGCGTCACCTGGCACTCGAATGCCGCACCAAACCCCGCGAAACAGTCCGCAACCGCACTGTTCAATATGCTTTTAACCGATTCGATAAAACCCACAATTTCGTATGGTCCTTGCCTGCTTTCTCATAATTCTCCCTCAGCCTCAGAGACATATCCGCCGCCACTCTCATCATGCCCATGTCTAAGGTAATTGTATCCCCGAAGATTGACTGTCTTCTTGATAATTTTTTCGATTATCGACAAACGGGTTGACTTAGATGGGAAATTCAGTCCTAACTCCCCTCCAATCTGTTTAAGCATTGAAATATTATATTTCCTTTTGTCTGCGAACTTACGCTTAATATCTTCGGACGATAGGATTTTTAGTTCCTCTGCCATAGCTAATGCCTCCTTGCGATCCTGTTCTGTAAGGGAATTGCGCGGAGACTTTCTCAATATTCGTTCGTCCATTGAAAGGCCAAGAACACGCGACATGACAGGATCAGATTCAGCAACACGTACATAGTCCTTAATTGTTTCGATTGTTGTTGTGACGCCGTCAGCATCTTCTTCAGTTGGAAGTGATCGCAGCCTGACTCGAAATTCCTCCAAGAACTTAACTAATGCTTCCAGTTCATGGTCAAGTCGGGATTTCGTTTCCTGTGATGGTAAGGTGTCAACCAATACGGACAAGTTCTTCAGAAAACTTTCCAACTTCCTACCCGTCAATTTTACAGAATTACTCATTCTCAGAATTTCTCCAATAGCTCGTCGACGATTTTTGGATATTCCTGCTTCATTCTAGCCCGTCTAGCATTCTCAGTATCATGTAACCATACTGGCAAGCTGTTTTCTGCGGCTTCCGTATATCCAATCAACTCAGTTGTGTGAGTTTTGAAACATTCCAGACCCAAAGATGAGCGAACCTCCCCCATCTTATTCATATGTGCCGTCGTCAACATTGACCCTCCGATTCGTGCCCGAACGAAAAGAACTGCGCCAAACTCAGCAACACGGTGACGATCTGCTTCACTGCCAGCGAGCACAGCCGCATGCTTCACAAGGGTATCGATTTTCTTTACTTTCTTTATCAGGATGTTTAGGCCAATAGTAGAAAGATGGTCCGGTATCGCAGTAACAATATAATAATCACTCGCAACCAGCGCGTTTTGTGTCATCAAATAAAGGTTTGGTGGGCAATCAATGAGAACATAATCATATTTATTATGGACCTCTTTGATGACTTCAGTAAGGAAATTCCGGTCACGCATAAACTGCTTTGCGTTCATCTTTAACATTTCCATACTCGGATACGCCCCAGCGATTTGGCCGCTGCCAATATCTTCCCCGATCAGATCAATATCACATGGCACCAGATCAACTCGGGGATGATGGCGACCATCCCTTAAACGAATAGGGGTTTTCCATAAGTATTTTTTGACATCTACAGGGCTCTTATGCAGATATCTCTTATACATTGTGGCGATTGTTCCGACTTTGGACTTACGTCTTTCCCAGTCTTCAACAGAGGCGCATAAAAACGTCAGGTTCGTCTGTGGGTCAATATCGATCAATAAGACGTTCTTGTTTTTTGTCCCAGCCAACCAGCACCCAACGTGATAGGCAGATGTTGTCTTGGCAACACCGCCTTTGTAGTTGATGAAGGCAAAAACTTTTGCTCTCGTCATTAGTATGCTCCATGCAAACAAGTGAACAAAGCGAATTATGACGCCGTTAAGAGCAGAGGGTCAAGCACAAGCTTATATCGAGACGCAAAGAGGACAACAGAAAATTATATAGAGAATATCATTTTATTCATGTTTCAAGCGCATTCGGCCGTTAACTCATAAAAACTATTGAGGGGTTTTAAATTGACTGTGAAAAAATGAGGTCCCCAATATATATTTGATTAATTCTATAACTCTCATTCAATCATCCTGAATATCTCACCAAGCGCGTATATTGCACCAAGGGGAGGAATAAACAAAGTCCAACCGACAAAGAGAAGGGTTTGTGTTGATTTTTATCCATGTGTTCTCTCCCGTATTACACAACGTTGGATTATAAAGCTATAATTCAGTAGCCATATTACTGTATATATGCTATATTTATATAGCCTAATTATATTTATCAGGCTTTATATTTATAGACTATAGAGAACGATCATGATTAATCTGAGACGAACTGTTCTTAAACAGTATCAAGATATGGCCAATCAACATTGTGCATTGATGAAGGTCCCCCGCCCAAAAGAGGGGTGGATTCGTACCGCCCGAAAGGCGCTAGGCATGAGTGGACCACAGCTTGGCCGTAGGCTCGGCTTAAAAAAAGCGCAAGTTTCCCAAATGGAGCGAATGGAAACAGAAGACCGCATCTCACTCAAACAATTACGGCGCGTCGCGGAGGCGCTCGAGTGCGATCTGGTTTATGCTCTTGTACCCAGGCAACCAATCGAAGAAACTATAATGGAAAGAGCCAGGGAAAAAGCCACCAAGCTGGTGACAAAGGCAGACGTTCAGATGGCTCTCGAAGCTCAACAATTAAACAAGACAGCCCTGGTTGAGGAAATCAACCTTGAAACACAACGTTTACTTGAAACTATGCCGCGTGATTTATGGGAGGATTAAATAAAAATGGATTACCCGGATGGCGCTACACCGTTAGACCCGAATGAACTGGAAGGATTGAAATTTCCACATATTCAAACTCGCAGTCAACTCGACCGGTTAGAGCAACAAAATATCCAGGAAGGTTTGAAATGGCTGGCAAGTCAACGCAAGTATAATGACCTGTTAACTACAGAATTTACCAAGGAACTACATAAACGCCTGTTTGGATTAGTCTGGAAGTGGGCCGGTAGTTTCAGGACGACAGAAAAGAACATTGGCATTGACCCAATAAATATTAGTGTTGAACTATATAAGCTATTGGAAGATGCTCGTTATTGGATTGACCATCACACCTATCCCCCGATTGAGTTTGCAGCGCGCTTCCATCATCGCCAAGTTCAAATTCATTTATTTCCTAATGGGAATGGCCGCCACTCAAGAATAATGACAGATGCACTGCTGGAAAAATGTTTAAAGGAAAGAGCGCTTCAGTGGAGCAGTGAAATATTAGCAGGCAATCCGGAACATCGGGAAGTTTACATCAATGCACTTCGAAGAGCGGATGCGGGTGATTACATTCAGTTAATTAATTTTCTCATGGGTCAGACAAGTTGAAAATAACCGAAAATACAGCCACAATCAGTCACGGGCAAATTTGGGACACCCACAAATTGACGGGATGAAATTTGGGACACCCATAAATTGGCGGCCAAGTCGCAATGCGCAACGTAAACCTTAACCTGCTGAAGGTATTTGACGCGGTGATGAGAGAGCGCAACATCACCCGCGCAGCCGCGAGGTTATGCGTATCGCAGCCGGCAATCAGTAATGCCCTCAGCAGCCTGCGCGCGCTGTACGGCGACGAATTATTCATACGCACGCCCAAAGGCGTAGCGCCGACGGCAAAAGCCCTGGAGATTGCTGATCCCATCCGGGAATCGTTGCAACTGGTAGACGATACACTGGAAAACAACCTCGAGTTCCGGCCCGAGTCCCTGCACCGCCAGTTTACCGTCGCGCTGACCGACTACGGCGAACTGCACTTCCTGCCCTATATCATCAGTGAACTGAACATCAGCGCACCGGGGGTGGAAGTCGTCTGTCTCCCCGAACCCGGCGCGACACTGCGGCCCGAGATGCGGTCCGGGACGGTTGACCTGGTTTGGGACTGGGTCAGGATCGACGATCCCCAGTACCACGTGGAACTGATCTTCCAGGACCGGAGCTACTGTGTAGCCCGCAGGGACCACCCGAAAGTCAACGCCGGCCTGTCGCCGGACGATTTTCTCGAGTTGGAACACGTTGCCCTGCGGCCGACGCGCACGCACATCCCCATGATTGAACGGGAACTGGAGAAACAGGGCCTGCAACGCAAGGTCGTTGCCGAGGTATCCCACCTGCTGGCGATGCCCGGCATAGTGGCCAACACCGACCTGGTTGCCTGCCTGCCGCAACGGCTGGCAACATTCTATGCCGGGCAAATGGACCTTGCCATCTGCCCCAACCCGGTATTCTCACACCCCGTCCCCGTTTACCAGATGTGGCACAAGCACCTGGACGACGATACCGGACATGCCTGGTTCCGCGGCCTCCTGCAGCGGCTGGCGCACAGCGTCTGACAAATCAACGGGGTCAGACTCGATTGATTTTGCTCTAAGGATTTCTGTTTTCGCCGGAACGGTGGGAAATCAATCGAGTCTGACCCCATTGATTTCCGGGATAGTTTTTTATGATGATTCAATATCACGAATCGTGATTAGAATGTCCTCCCGAGGATTGCTAGTTTCACAGGGTCGGAACATGATTAATTACCGGATACTGGCTTACACCGGTATGACGGTAACCTGAATCCAGTATCGCGGTAACTTGAATACGGAGAGCACGTGAGCGCAGAACAAGCTCGATCAATACCCTACACCAGCCGCACATTGCCCCGGATACTCAGCCTCCAGGCGGCGCGCCACGGTGACAAGACCTTGATAGCATCTGCATCCCGCTCCATCACTTATGGCGGGGCGCCGGATATTGCCGCACGCAGCGCCGGACGTCTCGCGGCCGCCGGCGTACAGGCAGGAGACCGGGTCATCGCGTTCCTGCCCAACGGCATGGACCTGGTAGAACTCTGGTTCGGCGCGGCCTGGCTGGGCGCGGTGCTGGTGCCCATCAATACCGAGTTTCGCGGCGAACAGTTACGCCATGCC is a window of Candidatus Poribacteria bacterium DNA encoding:
- a CDS encoding AAA family ATPase, which produces MTRAKVFAFINYKGGVAKTTSAYHVGCWLAGTKNKNVLLIDIDPQTNLTFLCASVEDWERRKSKVGTIATMYKRYLHKSPVDVKKYLWKTPIRLRDGRHHPRVDLVPCDIDLIGEDIGSGQIAGAYPSMEMLKMNAKQFMRDRNFLTEVIKEVHNKYDYVLIDCPPNLYLMTQNALVASDYYIVTAIPDHLSTIGLNILIKKVKKIDTLVKHAAVLAGSEADRHRVAEFGAVLFVRARIGGSMLTTAHMNKMGEVRSSLGLECFKTHTTELIGYTEAAENSLPVWLHDTENARRARMKQEYPKIVDELLEKF
- a CDS encoding mobile mystery protein B — encoded protein: MDYPDGATPLDPNELEGLKFPHIQTRSQLDRLEQQNIQEGLKWLASQRKYNDLLTTEFTKELHKRLFGLVWKWAGSFRTTEKNIGIDPINISVELYKLLEDARYWIDHHTYPPIEFAARFHHRQVQIHLFPNGNGRHSRIMTDALLEKCLKERALQWSSEILAGNPEHREVYINALRRADAGDYIQLINFLMGQTS
- a CDS encoding AMP-binding protein codes for the protein MSAEQARSIPYTSRTLPRILSLQAARHGDKTLIASASRSITYGGAPDIAARSAGRLAAAGVQAGDRVIAFLPNGMDLVELWFGAAWLGAVLVPINTEFRGEQLRHA
- a CDS encoding LysR family transcriptional regulator — translated: MRNVNLNLLKVFDAVMRERNITRAAARLCVSQPAISNALSSLRALYGDELFIRTPKGVAPTAKALEIADPIRESLQLVDDTLENNLEFRPESLHRQFTVALTDYGELHFLPYIISELNISAPGVEVVCLPEPGATLRPEMRSGTVDLVWDWVRIDDPQYHVELIFQDRSYCVARRDHPKVNAGLSPDDFLELEHVALRPTRTHIPMIERELEKQGLQRKVVAEVSHLLAMPGIVANTDLVACLPQRLATFYAGQMDLAICPNPVFSHPVPVYQMWHKHLDDDTGHAWFRGLLQRLAHSV
- a CDS encoding mobile mystery protein A, with the translated sequence MINLRRTVLKQYQDMANQHCALMKVPRPKEGWIRTARKALGMSGPQLGRRLGLKKAQVSQMERMETEDRISLKQLRRVAEALECDLVYALVPRQPIEETIMERAREKATKLVTKADVQMALEAQQLNKTALVEEINLETQRLLETMPRDLWED